TCAGTAAATGCCAGTGCACACAAATTTATACACACCCAAATCAATCCTATCATTTTTCACTTTGGGTCTTAACTTTAATATTAAAACTAAGAGATAAAATGGTCATTTCTGCGCATTTGGTAACTTACAGTACAAACCTTAAGCCGAGAGACCCCAAAGGTTTCAGAGTAAGAAAAATGCTCATGATGTCTGAAGAGATTTGTCCTCAACATTCCTCCATTCCGGGCAGCTTTGTGTGCAAGAAGCACGGTGGGAAGGGGTTCCGGACTTTGTCCGTCCAAGCCGCCCTTGGGATCCCGCAGCAAGGCAACTTCCACAAACCCCGCCTTTCAGGAGCAGCCGTCCCCAAGGCTCAGGGCACCCTGAGGCTATGGCGACCAGAACTCTTCGCGCCCATTTCCCTGCCCCGTATCTTAGAACTTCCATCCCTAACTCGTAACTGGCCCCACCATGAAAGACTAAAGCCCTTCTCCCGGCAGGCACGAAGGCACTCACCAAGCACGGCATCTCCTGTTGGCCCCCGGGCAGCCCCTCCCGGGCCTCCGCGGCTACCCAGTTGTCCAGGCGGGCGAAGGGGTTCCTCGGCCGCGGTCGGACCGCCCACTCTACCGCCCGCGGCCGGAAAGGGCCGGAGGGGCAGCCCGGCCGCCAGGGCGGCAAGGCGTGGCTCCCGCAGCTCCGGAGACCGGGAGGCGGCGGCTTCATGGCTCCGGGACCTTTTCCATCGGAGCCGCACTATGTCGGGCGGCCTTTTGAAGCTCGGCGAGTAGCCGGGCACCGAAAGCGCCAGGACGCCAAGCAGCTGAGATCCACAGACCGCAGAGCAGCTCTTCCGGCGCGCGCTCCGGCCCCGCCCCCACCTCCCGACGTGACCCGGTCCCCGGCTGCGTTCCTCCGGGCGCGCCACGGGCTCCGGGCGGAGCGGGCAGTGGCGAGGCGGTCCTGGCTCTCCTGCCAGGGTCTTGGCCGTGGTCCTGTCGTGAGATGAGGCGGCTGTGGGCAGCACTTGGTCCAGGGCGGGTGTGCACTTCCCCATTGGGCATGGAAATGCCTGAACGCTACTAGGTCTGCGGTAGGGATGTCATCACCAGGGTACAGCATCTGGACTCTTGAGCCTTGGTGCTGAGCTGCTTTCGGGAGCAGTGGTGACCTCTAGAGGTGGTGACAGGGCCAGAGCCTACCCCAACCCCCCCTTACCCAATGGAGAGCTCGGGAGATAGCACACTTCAAGCTCAGTCCCCCTATCCCAATACCAGGCCATCCCAGCCCTTCACGCAAATGCTCTGCAGCTCCCACAGGACAAGTTACTGTGATCCTTGTTCCTAAAGAAACTCGAAGCAAATGCATATTTCACAACAGAATTTAAGTGTGTATGAGTTAGATACATTGGGacctgaaaatatattcaaatgcttAAATTCTGACAGCAAAGATTTAAGGTGTTCAAAATGGAATTGACACGTAACTAATTACATTATTTTGACAGTATTATCAATAGAATGGTGTGGATTTTGCTGAAAGCAGTTTTCCTCATGGAAAGAATTTCATAAGAGAGGCAGatgtgtagaaaaaaaattactaaaaatgacTTTCAGAGTATCCCTTCAAATGTTAATTACAGAATATCTTGATCATTTGTACAGtaatttggaaaagatttttcaaatatGTCAAATAACTGAACATCTTGTGAGTCAAAAAACATGCTTAAAAACTGAACaacttgcttttttcttccttgatttttctgaacAATTTCCATGGAAACTTTTGCATCATACAGTGGAATAGGTTCATACAACTGAGGTCTGGACagaaaaaattattacaaatgtCACAGATGTTTAGAACACACTGGGCAGTAGTTTACAGTTGCCATAGTTCAGccatattactttaaaataagtcaaacttgtCCATTAGTATCTCCACTGTTAAAAGTGGTTAAGTTTTCAAGGGGAAAAATCCTACTTTACCCATTCTAAGTAATAACTATATTGGATTTTCCCCTCTTTCCAAACCATGGGTTTTTTGGGGAGAGGAGATGAAAAAGACCAAAGAGCAAAGCACAGAAAGGAATAGAGGGCAGGAAACTCACAGGACACTTCTGGTGGTATATCACAAGAtacactttgagaaatattaaacagCGGGTATTTATCTAAACTAAATAAGATATGGAGGCAACCTGTATACTATAAAAGCtgaaacagaaatggaaatgcCCACATTATTTCcttgagaatagaaaaataaacaaaaattgatttggttaCTTTAGCATACCCCAAAATACCAACTGATAACTTCTCCATCACATCTTTTAAAATGCGTAGCTGGAAGGATTGTTGAGgtgaaaatattaaagagaaagtATTAAAAACATTCAATAGGCAGAAGATACGAGGCAGGtcaattttctttcaagttttgtACTCTCAGAATTCAAACTGATGTTACAGAAATTCTGTAAGCTGTCAAATTTACCTGTAAAATAGGAATGATTTGAGAGAGTTGGTATAACTAAGCCTAAATTTCTAAACACAAGTGATAGGAGCAGCAACTAAGGGATGACCACTTTTAACCCAATGAATGAAGACAGAATGACATATTTAGCACTTACTTTACATCTCTTACATCTGGTTGGTAACAGACCAAAGTATGTGCATGATATGTGTCACTACCAGaatcaaaataatgtaaaatttaaaaatttttgttggaaATGTAAGTGAAATTATAATATTGAGATTGAAAGTCTATGTAATTGCTAATACTGAAGAATTATTTAAGgcatagaataaaaaaattgaaaggagatGTCTGTGTTAAATCAAACTTGTGTGAAGTGAGTGAGGGGGCCGCTGTACaggtgagaaataaaatttgattctGGACTTcggaaaatgtaaattagaaaatatgatcataagtatttttaaaagtgaaagaggaaTGAGCTAAACAACATTAATTCACATATTCACATCCCTGCAAACTCTCTTTATACTTCTGTTACTGAAATTGCTCTGGGTGCAGTGACTCATGCCTTTAATCGCAGAGATtaaggatgctgaggcaggaggatcgaaagtttgaagcaacctgggcaatttaacaagacctcATTTCAAAAAACAGAGTCtgcaggatgtagctcagtggtagagtgttcctgaATGCTGTCTTCGGTActgtgaaacaaacaaaagaaattgctacttctttgtgtgtgtgtgtgtgtacatatagatGTTCCATGACTTAAGATGGGATTTTGTTCCAATAAAACCACACTCTACCTTAAACATATCATAAATCAAAGTGCACTGAATACCCTACCAAATATCCTATTTAACAACACAGTACACTACAGAGTATTGGTTGTTTCTCCTCATGATCTGATCTTACAGCTAACTGGGAGCTGTATCTAACTGTTGCTGCCCAGCATTGCAAGAGAATATCAGTATTGTACTGCATATGGCTAGaccaggaaaagataaaaatccaaAGTATGTTTTCTATTGAATGCATGTTGCTTTGGCaacatcaaaaagtaaaaaaaaaaaaaaaaatcttaagataaACCATTGTTCAGTTGGGGACTGTCTGTATATagcatatattttttgttttggaaaattttaagtatttcatataAACATGTCATATTTCAACCTGATCCCAGGATTTGTCAAATAGATTAAAGTCATCTTGTCATGGGTAGAGGTAGTTTGAGAGAATTAACACAGGACAAACAGTCAGCCTAGATTCTAACATGTAAGATTCAAAACATGctaattgtatttgtttatttcaggggggtactgggaattgaacccatgggtgcttaaccatgaagccacatccctggtatttttaatatatacatatatatatatatatatatatatatatatttttttttttttttaaattttgagacagggtctcgctaaattgcttagggccttcctaagttgctgaggctgactttgaatttgtgctcttcctgccttaacctccctgAGCCCCTAAGATTAGGTgaatgccaccatgcctagctattATTTGTAATAGCTATATGGTGTTTTCTACTGTTCAGATCTCATGTTATCCTAGGTAATTGTGATGTAGgacataactttttaaataagaaaataaaaaatttattagaagaatatttaaatcaaaatattttagactaCTACATTTACTACATGAGAGAGTTCTGAAAGCTCCTTAACATGCAACACATTTAGTGCTCTCACTAcatattactttttgtttttcttttttgtttggtcgctggggattgaacctcgggccttgcacatgctaggcaagtactctaccactgatctacacccccaaCCTTAAATGTTACTATTTTAAACCTTTGAAATAAATCTGTCATTATTCCTAGAAGGGTTGACCTTTGCACACATCACACATATATAACTGCACATATTTGACAAAGGTAATGTACGATTTTCAGTGGATACAAATATAAAGGTATGTAAATCCATTCACACAAAAGTTAtcatgtaagaatttttttatccaaTGCATTGAAACTTATGGAGCACAACTGCATTTAAAACAGTCATAAAAGGAATTCTTAAGAGAAGTTGACTGTGCCTGAgagaattttgtacatttgtttttgGAACTCCTTTCTCATTCTCACAGAGAAACTTCTAATTACATTCACCAAAACTGGAATGATCTGACTTCATTGACTAGATTTGTCTctgatgtcttttttctttttcttttttttttttctttttttcttttttttttttttttttggtggtactaggggttgaacccaggtgtactttaccactgatctacatccctagccctttttttttttttttttgagacagggtttcactaaattgctgaggctgacctcaaacttgcaattctgccttagcttccagagtagctgaaattacagaaATGCACCAACATGCCCAACTGAatgacttctatttttaaaaatccagatgcATCCTCATTTGATGAAGATTTCTTAGCaccaatatttataaaaactaacTGTTGTACTGTGAAACATTTTGTGCAATGATACTATCATAGGAGTAATGTGTGCAACCTCTCAAGGCAACATGTTTAATGTCAagttaaagagaaaatcaaacCATCTTCCACATAACATTATGGTTTATTTCCTACTCTGAAAGGAGGGTGACTTTCTGGGTATGGCTCTGGTTCTGCCACTTgctatcctttaatttcttcaactGTGAAACAGGGATAATAATGCTTGTATCTCGTAGATTGTTTTAACATTTAAACAAGTACCTGCAAGACACTTGGAACACTGGCATACTCGAGGAGAGTTAAtggttaatttttgtttcttataatcaTAATGAAAGAATTTATAAGTAGAGTACAAGATAAATTTCAAGCCAGAAACTCAAGTCCATAAAAGAAAAGgatataaagatattttccttgttgtacatttaacaaatttcaaatttcattattAAGAAAAGCCACCATTGCTCCCTTGAGGGAAGGGCAATGGCTATATGGAGGATCCAACTTtgacagaataaataaagatcaaTCAATTACTGTGAGCCTAATAGCAGAAAGATGATTAATATCATGAGCTagaaaaaattctacaaaagtTAAATAATGTCCAAATCACAAAAACTCAGTAAACTTTAACAGCATGTAAACTATAATGTTggtataatgttttattttctattttatggccCCAAATGATGATGAAACAGCAAGGTGTATAGTTTAGATGAAGGGCCAATCTAGAATCCTGGTGCTGAAGTGATAGAGGTATGTTTATGTGATTTCTGGCCATTTTACTTACCAGTCACCTTCATAAGAATAGTAGAAAGTCAGTCAAGATGGGCATATGAGAATTATGGTATTTATATATCACCTATGAtgtatttcatttgaattttactgAAAAACATTTGGAAGATAATGTATTGATAAATTTAAATAGTAATTCCAATTTAAATTAGGAAGTTGTGATAATTTTTATAgagaaatatttgttaagtataTGTCAATGATGTTTATTACTAAGAAAAGATTGCTATTtgaaatatagttttttaaaaattattttggagattgaacccaagggcaactttccactgatctacatccctagcacttttattttttatctgaaggtagggtcttgctaagttgctgagccacCCAAGTCACtgagtttacaggcatgcaccattgtactggattactttaatatattttttaaaaataaataaacaaataaaaagtaaaaaggtctggAATGTAGTTCCATGGTAGACTGTCCCTGAGTTCTTCCTAGtgacacaaacaaacaaacaaatagacaaaccaaaaaaccaaaacaaaaatgttatactataaaagggaaaaaatacagataaatttaGCAGGATAAATATCTGATTGGTTTCTTCAGAAGGGGGAGTAGAAAAGCTGAACACATCACATGGTCAGGTCTGAGCATCATTTCCAGGATGGAAGGCCACATTCAGAAACATGAccatatgaaaagaaaaagagactgtaAGGGCATTGTTTAAGTACCTTCAGGAATCTAGCTACCTCTCTTTGTATACTGGAGCACTTGAAACACTCCATTTGTATTTGGACCAGTAAGGTGAGCACAGGAAAACACTACTACCCTGATAGATCTATTTCTTCCCATCTCTTCATCCATAGACCATGGTCCTGGTCAAGCCCCTGCTCCTGTTAATCTCTCCCCCATCTTATGGTTTCCCTGTTCCATTCTTGCCCACATATAATCTATTCTCAAAATAGGAACTGGTGTGTACTGAGTGAGTATATTTCCTAAACATATTCAGGAAAGTACATGAAACATAAACACAActgcattaataaataaaaagcaaaaggtaAATAACTACCATCATAGAGGAGAACCAGTGCATAAGGATCATTCCAGCAG
This genomic stretch from Sciurus carolinensis chromosome 12, mSciCar1.2, whole genome shotgun sequence harbors:
- the LOC124961223 gene encoding protein downstream neighbor of Son-like, with the protein product MGKCTPALDQVLPTAASSHDRTTAKTLAGEPGPPRHCPLRPEPVARPEERSRGPGHVGRWGRGRSARRKSCSAVCGSQLLGVLALSVPGYSPSFKRPPDIVRLRWKRSRSHEAAASRSPELREPRLAALAAGLPLRPFPAAGGRVGGPTAAEEPLRPPGQLGSRGGPGGAARGPTGDAVLDTNQEDDLPWEETLSERTTVTELPQNEKRAVYEEVDTYQQQISQCIHFGPTCLQTVHCAAVF